In Carassius gibelio isolate Cgi1373 ecotype wild population from Czech Republic chromosome A10, carGib1.2-hapl.c, whole genome shotgun sequence, the DNA window TTACATGGTAATGTGCACATACTCTTCCAGACTCAAGCATGAATGGGATTTCTGCTAATCCTTGCTACGTCAGAATGTGTTACATCCTGTTTTGAAAAGAATGAGCAGTTCATACAAGATCAAAGCTCCACTTTTCGGAAATGAGTAGAAGGGAACAGACACTTTGTCtctgcatgcacacaaacacataatgCACTTAATTGCTACATATGCACACAGAAATACTCTCTAAATGCTTAACTTTGGCATGAAGAAGACTGTGTGTTActgttttgcatattttattacaACGGTAAAATGCAAATATCTTGATGCacaaagagattttttttaaacaaacttttcTTGTCCTTTGTTTACTAACGCAATATGTTTGCAAATCGCATATAATTGGCTCTTTACATGTAAGTTTCTATTAATGCATTAAACACTAATTATAATTACATTCAAAGTATGTACAATTCTTCCAATAGTAACCAAACCACAGAAATGCACCTGTTTACAGGTGTTGACAGTGATTTTCCCAGTTCTTGCTGTCAGTTTTGCCTTTGACAGTCTCAAGAGTCCATGAGTGTGTATCACAGTGTGTTGTGGCAGTGCTGCGGCCCAGCGTCCTGTAGGTACCCCATGTGCCAGGACAGAGGGAGTGTCTGCAGGGGTTCCCCGTAACTGTCTACATTATTTGAACCACAAGAGCCCCAAACTCCTGGCTGATGTGACCCAACATCACCTATCCGTCCATACCTGGATGAGCTTGCCATATCACTAGGAGGGTAAAGCTGGGCATCGGGAGAGAAACACGGATAGTGAGGGGAGGGTGGACAAGCAGGGCTTGTGAAAACGTGTTGCTCTGAGGACAGTCTGTGCAATGGCTTTTGTGTATGGTAGTTGAGCGGCTGGTGCCAGGATAGGAAGTTCTGGGATTCAAGGCGGACAGGAGGCGATGGCTGCTGACACAAGCTGCCCAGCTGACCGTGACACTCAAGGTGGCTGCAAGACTTCCCCACACTTGCTGGTGGGTTGTTAGTGAGGAAGACTGACAAAGCCGAGATGCGATTGATGGCCCTCTGGAGTGTGGCGATCTTCGACAGCCGCTTTCCGCTCAGGTCGTGATGCAGAGCAACTCGGAGCGCGTTGAAAGCCTGGTTATAATCCATAAtacgctttctctctctcacgtTGGCCGCCACTCTGCGTGCTTTGGAGCGCACCGGCCTGCTGCGTTTCTTGCTCTGTCTCTCCTCTTGCTTGCTTAAGGCTCTGTTGGGGTAACAACTTGTGGAACTGCTGCCATCGCTGCTGTCCAGCTCCTCTGACCCTTGAAGACTCCCATCCAGTTCCTCCTCGGAGAACTCGGAGCTGGTGAAGCTGCCTCTGCTCGCCATGGAGAACCCGCAGACTGTTTCCAGTGACATCGATCTCCTGCGCTGAGAGTCTGGATCACAATTTTGTCATACAACCTGTGATTACCTCTGATGTTTCTCAACAGGTTGAGACGCTCTTTAAATCACCTTGTTTAGGAGTCACATGGTACAGTCACCTATGAGAAACGCTGGTGTTTATGAGCTCCCCAAGGCAAATTCAACTACTCCCTCCCCAGACCCGCCTTCTGCTGCAAAATCTGCACAACCGTGTATAGGCCCTGAATTAGTGAGTAAAACTCAGACACAGACCAATAAAACACAGGCATTGAGTATGTTTTAGATTTGTACATCTCATAAACTGTggacaaaatgaaaacattacatcACAACATCACTTACCATCATCGGAGATAAGGAATGAGCTTTTGGCACCTAGGAGGCCAAATTGACATTGAACTGGCATTTTAAACAAGTAATTTTAGActctttttaatttactttattttaatgacttagacatttttttattacttgggCTTTTAGTGTAATGTCAGGGATGGTTCATCATATAATTGATATAATCAGtgtatgtttataattttttagatgtataatttaaatagaatttttttatgcGTTTATGTATatgattgtttattatttattgtttatatgtaGATACTATAATTCATATATGcaattttactgtatatatttgtgagtgtgtgtatttaataaaatgactACATAAATGTCAGTAAAATATACATagaatgataatataataattattaatcaaaatgtatacacacatTGATAGATAATttctataatattatattatataatttatgtaatataatttttataatatttttattatataatttcaatTATATATTCACTAAGTCAACAAATTATATTAATTCTGCATCTACTAATTATTCAgttttttagacacacacacacacacacacacacacacacacacacacacacacacatatatatatatatatatatatatatatatataaaataaatgaaagttggGTTGTTTTATATGTAAAGCATACTGCATTTTGTTAATTTACAGGGTTTTATTTTATGGCACTTAATTttaaaagggttaaaaaaaatgttttaaatctgaATGATTTTAGCACCTTGTGTCAGTGATAATGGCTGAACAGTTTATCGTAGTAGATTCCTGCTGGGTCTTGTAATTAATCACACAGGTTGTTCAATCTAAATTTGTCTGTTCGTGCTCATGACAAATTGTGCATTTATCAAATAGCTAGTATTTTGTGGATTTCCTTGTGAATGACTTGCGATCCATTATTTACATTTGTCCACAGATACAATTATCATCTCCAGCGTGCGATTTCAGCGCTGTGTTGGTGCTGGGCTTTGTGGGCCATATAATTTGAGTGTCTTTGTAACAAACTATAAATCAAACCCGAACAGCACCTGAGGATAAGAACAGAAAAACACTCGGACTTCAAAGCCTGCAAAAAGAGAGCAGGTATTTGACAATTATAACATGGCTTCAACAGCACACCCTACACACTGTGTTTAGCACGGACAGGGGGAACGCATACTTTTGTTTGATTTGTATTTGACAGATTGCGTGATGGCCATGTTCAGGTTGTGCAATAGGGAATCTGGTCTGTATCTCTATGGATCTTTGTCCTTTCACTGCCCGCAGCCTGATCATGTCCTGCTTCATCATGCTCTCTAATCTGAAGAGCAACGGCTGCTGTAAACCAATAGTTCATTGCTAAAGCATCGCTGACAGTTTGTCATACCAAGGATGGCTGTCATCCTCCCAGTCTCATTTTGTAATATCTCAAAAATGTGCTTTCTCTTGTCATTAAAAatctcttaataataataattgataaatgAATCGCTTCCAGACATCCAGTCTGTCCTCCGTGCTGGTTTAGTGTATGGCAGAGGGACAGACAGAATGAGAGGTCAGGCCTCGTCCTCTGCTCCTCTTTTATGGAGGCTGTCTAGGCTGATTGACGCCATACCCTAAAACAATTACAGTGAGGGTGCTGTTACTTTGAGAAAGTTAGTTTTTTTGACCATGAGAAAAGCTAATTATGTATTGAACATATGCAGTGTGAGAATATTTTGTTGTTAAAGCTgctgtaggtaacttttgtaaaaatatattttttacatatttgttaaacctgtcattatgtcctaacagtagaatatgagacagataatctgtgaaaaaatcaagctcctctggctcctcccagtgctcctattgccatttgcagttacggactgctcccggtaagaaatcaaccaatcagagctgcagtccgtaactttgtttgtgttcaaaatgtagaaaaatgtatataataagcgagtacaccatgaatccattttccaaaccgtgtttttagcttgtcctgaatcactagggtgcacctataataagtgtttatattcggactattttagattgcttcgggggtaccgcggcggagtaacccagtacctttgtgattcttcatagacataaacagagagaagtagttccggctacgatgttcttccgcaagacacaagcagttctgtttattaaccgctagagcatcaaaagttacctaccgcagttTTAATTTGTTCGGAAATGCAGGAAATAGTGCTCTAGAATTATGAGAGCGAACACTATATAAAATGtcaatatgaatacattttaaaaacattgtaacaaaaaaaatatatatataaatatataattacagttCTTTCTggtcttcaaatctgattggctgagaggtcTTTATCACTCCTCTTTCACTTGCAGTTCTGTAGAAGAGTTTTTAAAGATGAAAATGCAGTTGTTTAGACTTCAAATATAtggtttgttattaaaaataataatgcataattgaAGATTTGCTTTGACGTTTTCAGAGATGTGAGCTCCAGGGCGCTGCCTTtgtgctcttgactgaatttgaATTGCTTAGCAACTTTTATGGTGGCTGTTGTGTACTAAATATTCTTCTTCTAAATGTTATATGAATAATAGGAgtgtttaataaaagtatttttactttttagaagaaaaaaaagtatcgTTAGACTTTGTGCTCTGCACGgggcacacacagcagtgagtggtgaacaaacacacacagagcagtgggtagcttttctctctctctctctctctcttttcctcagtTGGGGTATTggagccttgctcaagggcacctcagtcatggcatTGATGGGAATGAAGGTGGAAGAGAGTCTTGTATACCCACCCCCCATCTACAATCCCAGCTGGTACCAAGACTCGAACTTTGGGTTACAAGGCTGGCTCTCTAGCCATTAGACAACGACTGCCCAAACTGTCTGCCTGACTGACACTGATTGATTGATAGCATAGTTTTATATTGCTTGTGATTCCTGTTCAGGTTTGAGGTGTCATTGTCAAAGCATTTGCAATGCATTGGCTCCATGGAAAtcgaaataaatatttttccagTCAGTTTTCAGTGAATAATCAGGCTCAGGAAGAGATCAGCGCTCCTCTCGGCAACTTCTGATTTACGAGGGGCCCCTGAGAGATTTATGGCCTCCCAGAGAGAGCAAGAAATCTGCACCTCGGACCGTCCAAATTTCTCCCTTCTGACATATGACAAGACACTAGCAATTATCAGCTGCCAAGAATAAATCAAAGCCTTTACTGCTCGTCCTGTGCCGCCCTTAAAGAAATAACCGTTTTCAAGGTAAGGGGAACCTGCCTAACAGCGCTTTCCTGAGATTTGTAAATCCTCTGTAATGAACGGTTGTTACCCGCGTCTTATTAGTGGTCTGTAGAAAGCATTATAGATATTTATTTCCTGAGGGACTGTTAATAATGAGTTTGCACGGCTCTGTCCACTAACCTTGGCTTTGCACTGGTATGTTAATGCATGTTTGCAGCGTTTCCAGTGGAATTTTCACACCTCTATAAAAGTTGCTCACTCAGAAAAGGATGTAATTCATCCTCTTAAATGAATCAGATAAAAACACccaatattttaatgaataaaatctaTTTGTTTAcacactgtactttttttttttttaagttgcaaaTTGTACTCAAAAAATTGGAGTACTTTTACAAGGAAatacaaaatttcacatttaattcttGGCTAATTACTGGCTAATTAGTTAATTCTGAAATTGAGCCATTTCTAAATGGCTTTGTTTTCTACACCAAATAGTTATTTTTAGTGCATATGTGTTTTACTGGAATATATCTTTGCTAGAAATATTATTCAAGTGTTTGATGGctctgtttactgtttttttttttttttttacataaatactaaattattattattattattattattattattttgtagataATGTATAATGTGCACCCTTGGAGCCCAAGACAAATTCCCCTTTCAGaacaataaagtatattttaattttcaagcTCCTAAAGTTGAAGCGTGTTATTTCGATACTAGTTTTGAATtgcaccaaaaaagaaaaagaaaagaaaaaagtaatatattaaaaacaaacaaaaaataataatttatgaagTCAGAAACACATGATCATCATCAGAAAAAAAGTGATATCTAATTCTAAACAATGACTTCACTTCTGCTTCAGTCAGGTCAGATCGGTAATATGAAATTTTGCTGATATCAAGGAAAACAAGGACATTCAGTAAAGAGACCCGTGAGAGTCATTTCATACTGTATTCATATTGTATTACTGTAGGAAGAGGAGAGGCTCCTGCAGATAGTGTTAATGTGTGCCATTCTTCAGGCTTAATCACCTCAACCCGACTTTAGAGTCATCACATTTCCCACTCTCTCTGCCGAGGTGAGAGTCCTGTGAGTCACACGCAAACACGTATTGTCTATGTGTGGAGTGACTCAGGAAGTTGTGTGGAAAATACCTTTAAGAAGAAGATTTGACCATTATCTGTGTATGTAGGGAGTCATCATACATGCAGCGTATGGCCTGCCTCTTAAACCGTGTGCATGTTTTTCAGTATGAAATGCCTTCAGGGAGCACTTGCTCACACATATCTACAGTATGCTGACAGCATAACAAGGGTTTACAAGAGTTTGTCATCAGTGTGGTAAAGCCATGACGCATTTTTGTTTGGTAGTAACCCAACATAAACAAGACAATAAACTGTGATTCTCTTATTCAACAGCACAGTTTCTTTCTTTCACAAGCGATGTGTGCATGGTCggaataaaaactttaaaacttttcaACTCAAAGCAAAAAAAGCTATAACATATTATAAACTAAAAAATCTCCCGGCACATATTATCTtggaagaaaatattatttttgtggtGACAGCGTTTTGATCCACTCAGAATTACAACTAGTATCGAAATAACACACTTCAACTTTAGGAgcttgaaaattaaaatatactttattgttCTGAAAGGGGAATTTGTCTTGGGCTCCATGGCTCATTGCTATTTCAGTATTCATTTATACTCTTCTTGATCTTCTCCACCAATGACTCTTTACAGCCAGGGTCTGAATCTGCTGATTAATCTTAATGTAAACCTCTTATTGTCATTGTGCTGTTTCTATTAGTTGTCTAATAGAATTGATATAGTCTGTGGCCTGTGGTCAGTAATTATACAGGGTCATCACAGAGAGAGTGTATTAGAGGTGTTTATGTTTTTAGTCTGGTTCCCACGCCACTTAAAAAGGGAAACTATTATCGACACATCCTCTGAAACAGCCTTTACACTTTAAAGTaagtcataaaaaataataataataatacaataaagtaaaataattgaaataattgcaatatttttatgaaggtatcgccacctagtggtgaaacATTGATGATCCTAATGTTTGATCATTTTTCATATCCGTGGGACCCAGGCATgtagaggacattatattttagtgaatttctctgagacaGTACATGCCACAgtttggtaaaaataaataaataaataaaaataaaaagcctgaaataaataaataaataataattataaattaatataaataaaaacattctacaaCTTTTTCCTGGTTCCAAAGAAGATATATTTCCCACGAGCATATTTGTGTTCAGCCATATGTATTTAGTCATAACTGATAACTAGGCTCATTGACACACGTGTCGAAAAAAAGGTTAATTCCTGTGAGGTGACAAACTCATGACAGAATGAAGAAACAAGCTGTACgattagaaaaatattattttttgtgaatCGTAAAATAAACATCAGcttttttagatttagatttgctGATATGTTTAGtcataataaatacaaaacttaacatttattttatattattattatttgacaatGAGAAGGTAATAGTATCAACTGTAACAAGTAAAGCCTTTGTGTACGTTAAAATAGCGTTTAACTGTCTTGACAGCAGAGGGCGCTGTAGTATTTGCTGAAATGACGCAATCAGAAGTAGCAGCTGAGTCGGTTTGGGCAAGCAGCGGAAACAGCTCTTAAATGCGGAGTTCAGGTGTTTCTGACACGTTTCTTGTAAAAAGCTTTGTTTTTGAGACTTCTCTTGTCTCAAGAGCTGAAGTGAAGTCTCTATGGATTTGACGTTTCGTCTGTCTGAAGTTTACCAGTGTAAATACTTTGTCAGTGTTATTCCAGTAgcatagctttattttatttagcgcTATCTAC includes these proteins:
- the LOC128020975 gene encoding class A basic helix-loop-helix protein 9-like; this encodes MSLETVCGFSMASRGSFTSSEFSEEELDGSLQGSEELDSSDGSSSTSCYPNRALSKQEERQSKKRSRPVRSKARRVAANVRERKRIMDYNQAFNALRVALHHDLSGKRLSKIATLQRAINRISALSVFLTNNPPASVGKSCSHLECHGQLGSLCQQPSPPVRLESQNFLSWHQPLNYHTQKPLHRLSSEQHVFTSPACPPSPHYPCFSPDAQLYPPSDMASSSRYGRIGDVGSHQPGVWGSCGSNNVDSYGEPLQTLPLSWHMGYLQDAGPQHCHNTL